A region from the Hydra vulgaris chromosome 08, alternate assembly HydraT2T_AEP genome encodes:
- the LOC136083080 gene encoding uncharacterized protein LOC136083080, with the protein MYLNATSLENKFDEFKVLVDTYRPQIIAVSETWFKSISVVNLNGYNLYRRDRNDGRRGGGVCLYITETIKSLELNDAVFNLSKIEQIWATAYLENNKYLVGCIYRPNDFVDMSDLDLVFKKTKDYIDIKGYKDLLITGDFNFPSIVWSNGYITNIKNENGIEHNFSDTLTRTYLYQHVNVPTFQISNNSATNTLDLIFTTQSGSICAIDPSSVLGNINKGHLVIFFDFIIKSMVNTLSHSYLKFNYKKGNTNKISDFITNIDWVMMFETLSVQEMYDNLIHFSNVSCNQFIPVLDVARIKKQIAPWIKNDLKTLIKKKQNLRYLNCACKWRDLTLSKEYKLTCKLVKKEIKIARLAYENVLVKRSKTNPKLLYKYLNSQQLIKESIRALKTTNGDLTQEPREIANLLNKCFQDVFVIEEEGELPHFTVEFNENHSKFVDLETNDISYEMILDKLKNLNQNKACGPDNMHPFLLKNCAEAFAIPLTLIIRASLTNSQLPVQFKSANVTPLFKKGDKTLPSNYRPVSLTSIPCKIMETFDTVPHKRLLAKLKAYSFDGLILKWIKAFLENRRQRVVQGEIISDWVNIFSGVPQGSVIAALLFALYINDLPKKLHNVTKLYADETKVLSQLSSEQCATNLQNDLDIVYKWSQTWLLLFNIPKCVVMHYGYNNKKYLYNLNSIQLKESDTERDLGVLFNANLKWKNQVMNASNKANQMLACIKKSFVCFDYKLLRLLYVTFIRPLLEFAVPVWSPYYKSDCDYIEKIQHKATKLVSSIRNLSYTKRLEKLNLTTLVERRQRGDPIQMYKIMNNIDILEKCNRFPIVNNHTRGHCFKYFKEMTKHKHRENFFFNRVANVWNSLPEEVVKSPSVNSFKAAIDCWMSSNRSIRLSKCA; encoded by the exons aTGTATTTAAATGCGACctctttagaaaataaatttgatgaattTAAGGTATTAGTAGACACTTACCGTCCACAAATTATAGCTGTTAGTGAAACATGGTTCAAAAGCATCTCGGTTGTAAATCTAAATGGCTATAATCTATATAGAAGAGACAGAAATGATGGGCGCAGAGGTGGTGGTGTGTGTCTATACATTACTGAAACTATTAAATCATTAGAGCTAAACGATGCTGTTTTTAACCTAAGTAAAATTGAACAAATCTGGGCTACAGCGTACcttgaaaacaataaatatttagttggtTGTATCTACAGACCCAACGATTTTGTTGACATGAGCGACTTggatttggtttttaaaaagactaaagaCTATATTGATATAAAAGGATACAAAGACTTACTTATTACAGGAGACTTTAATTTCCCGTCAATTGTATGGTCAAATGGATACattacaaacattaaaaatgaaaatggtaTCGAGCATAACTTTAGTGATACTCTTACCAGAACCTATCTGTATCAACATGTAAATGTTCCAACAtttcaaatatcaaataattctGCTACTAACACCCTTGATCTTATCTTCACAACTCAGTCGGGAAGCATCTGCGCTATTGACCCAAGTTCTGTCCTTGGTAACATAAATAAAGGTCATTTGGtcatcttttttgattttattattaaaagtatggTTAATACCTTATCGCACagttacttaaaatttaattacaaaaaggGTAACACCAATAAAATTTCTgactttattacaaatattgaTTGGGTAATGATGTTTGAAACTTTATCTGTTCAGGAAATGTATGACAATCTAATTCACTTTTCAAATGTATCATGTAATCAATTCATTCCAGTGCTTGACGTAGCGcgaataaaaaagcaaattgcTCCATGGATCAAAAATGATCTTAAaactctaattaaaaaaaagcaaaatcttAGATACCTGAATTGTGCTTGTAAATGGAGAGATCTTACTCTGTCTAAAGAGTACAAACTGACTTGCAAGTTagtgaaaaaagaaattaaaatagctCGTCTTgcatatgaaaatgttttagttaaaagatCCAAAACAAACCCGAAGCTTCTGTATAAATACCTGAACAGCCAACAACTAATCAAAGAATCAATCAGAGCATTAAAAACAACTAATGGTGATCTAACTCAAGAACCTAGAGAGATAGCTAATCTACTCAATAAATGTTTCCAAGATGTTTTCGTAATTGAAGAAGAAGGGGAACTTCCACATTTCACAGTTGAATTTAACGAGAATCATTCAAAGTTTGTTGATCTAGAAACAAATGATATCAGCTACGAAATGATAttagataaacttaaaaatcttAATCAAAATAAAGCATGTGGTCCTGATAATATGCATCCATTTCTTCTAAAAAACTGTGCAGAAGCATTTGCAATTCCTCTAACATTAATTATTAGGGCATCTTTAACTAATAGTCAGCTTCCAGTTCAATTTAAATCAGCGAATGTAACACCTCTATTCAAAAAAGGTGATAAGACTCTTCCCAGCAACTATCGTCCAGTTTCATTGACTTCTATTCCATGTAAAATTATGGAAA CCTTTGACACCGTTCCACACAAAAGACTGTTAGCCAAACTAAAAGCATACAGCTTTGATGGTCTGATACTTAAATGGATCAAAGCCTTTTTAGAAAACAGAAGACAAAGAGTTGTTCAAGGTGAAATCATTTCTGACTGGGTTAATATTTTTAGTGGTGTACCGCAAGGGTCTGTAATTGCAGcacttttatttgctttatacattaacgatcttccaaaaaaattgcataatgtAACCAAACTATATGCCGATGAAACAAAAGTGCTTTCTCAGTTATCTTCAGAACAATGCGCTACTAATCTTCAAAATGATCTAGATATTGTCTACAAATGGTCTCAAACTTGGcttcttttatttaacatacCAAAATGTGTAGTTATGCATTATggttataataacaaaaaatatttatataatttaaacagtATTCAACTGAAAGAGTCAGATACAGAAAGAGATCTTGGAGTgctttttaatgcaaatttaaaatggaaaaatcaagTGATGAATGCTTCTAACAAAGCAAATCAAATGCTTGCTTGTATCAAAAAGTCATTTGTCTGTTTCGATTATAAATTACTTCGTTTGCTTTATGTTACTTTTATTCGCCCATTACTAGAGTTTGCAGTTCCGGTATGGTCTCCATATTATAAATCTGATTGTGACTATATCGAAAAAATCCAGCACAAAGCTACTAAACTAGTATCATCAATCAGAAATCTTTCCTATACaaaaagacttgaaaaattaaacCTAACTACTCTAGTGGAAAGGAGACAAAGAGGAGATCCAatacaaatgtataaaattatgAACAATATTGACATATTAGAAAAATGCAATCGTTTTCCAATAGTTAATAATCATACGAGAGGTCactgctttaaatatttcaaggAAATGACAAAACATAAGCACAGagaaaacttcttttttaatcgAGTAGCGAATGTATGGAACTCTCTGCCAGAAGAAGTTGTTAAATCGCCTTCAGTCAACAGCTTTAAAGCAGCAATTGATTGCTGGATGAGCAGCAATCGATCAATTCGGCTGTCAAAGTGTGCCTGA
- the LOC136083079 gene encoding uncharacterized protein LOC136083079: protein MNQICQHCGAKKFPEKIHFLSCHNGKVVLPPLSPFPQALQDLFTRNYIDNNSNANFFRYNRNYNACLFFASFTANVVQLLNRRPPCFRICGQVFHRIGNLRSDQDVPPKYCQLHIYVPLVAVNFRMQQHDIDLCLRGLMFHLHTIASEKNPFALAFKNMAEVEDEEICQVAIEDRLVSVVKISLLD, encoded by the coding sequence atgaacCAGATCTGTCAACATTGTGGTGCTAAAAAATTTCctgaaaaaattcattttctaAGTTGCCACAATGGAAAAGTAGTTTTACCTCCTCTTTCACCATTTCCGCAAGctttacaagatttatttacAAGGAATTATATAGATAATAATTccaatgcaaatttttttagatataatagaaattataatgcctgtcttttttttgcttcatttaCAGCTAATGTGGTTCAACTTTTGAATCGTAGACCACCATGTTTTAGAATATGTGGTCAAGTTTTTCATCGTATAGGTAATCTTCGGTCAGATCAAGATGTTCCTCCAAAATATTGTCAACTGCATATCTATGTCCCACTTGTAGCAGTAAACTTTAGAATGCAACAACATGACATTGATCTTTGCTTACGTGGTTTAATGTTTCATTTGCACACTATAGCAAGTGAAAAAaacccatttgctcttgcatttaaaaacatggctgaagtGGAAGATGAAGAAATTTGTCAAGTTGCTATAGAAGATCGCTTAGtctcagttgtaaaaatatctttacttGATTAG